A portion of the Terriglobia bacterium genome contains these proteins:
- a CDS encoding zinc-binding dehydrogenase yields MRAIRIHKHGGADNIRIDDIPVPSLKPHEALLEVKSTSLNHLDLWVRNGMPGVQLPLPLILGSDASGVVKEVGTSVKNVKVGDRVLVVPGYGCGACEECFSGRENYCLEYALYGEHGDGIQAENLAIDSRRLLPMPSNISFDEGAAIPLVYLTAWEMLVNKAGVQPWHTVLVWSASSGVGSAAVQIAKLYGARVVTTAGGPDKVAKAKQLLSPDAVIDYRAQDVVKEMRSITRGLGADIVVDHVGQATWEKSLRSLAKGGKLVFCGATSGPNVSFDLRYVFFKQQSILGSTMGNRGDLFKVLQLVEHGKLRGVVDRTFDVEAIREAHEYLESGKQFGKVIVRFAR; encoded by the coding sequence ATGAGGGCGATCCGCATTCACAAGCACGGAGGGGCGGACAACATCCGAATCGATGATATCCCAGTTCCCTCCCTCAAACCGCATGAGGCGCTTTTGGAAGTGAAGTCGACTTCCCTCAATCACCTCGACCTATGGGTTCGTAACGGGATGCCGGGGGTTCAACTCCCGCTCCCGTTGATTCTGGGAAGCGATGCCTCGGGGGTAGTCAAGGAAGTCGGTACATCAGTCAAAAACGTCAAGGTGGGTGATCGTGTCCTGGTGGTGCCGGGCTACGGCTGTGGGGCCTGCGAGGAATGTTTTTCCGGGCGGGAGAATTATTGTCTCGAGTATGCCCTTTACGGGGAGCACGGGGATGGGATTCAAGCGGAGAATCTGGCGATTGACAGCAGAAGGCTCCTCCCGATGCCCTCCAACATTTCCTTCGACGAGGGCGCAGCCATTCCGCTGGTGTATTTGACCGCATGGGAGATGCTGGTGAACAAGGCGGGTGTTCAGCCGTGGCATACCGTGCTGGTGTGGAGCGCGTCGAGCGGCGTGGGCAGTGCGGCAGTTCAGATCGCCAAGCTTTACGGAGCCCGGGTGGTGACCACGGCCGGTGGACCGGATAAGGTGGCCAAGGCCAAGCAATTGCTCAGCCCGGATGCGGTCATCGACTACCGCGCTCAGGATGTCGTGAAGGAAATGCGTTCGATCACTCGCGGACTGGGGGCGGACATCGTGGTGGATCATGTCGGCCAGGCGACCTGGGAGAAGAGCTTAAGATCGCTGGCGAAGGGCGGAAAACTGGTTTTTTGTGGCGCCACCTCGGGACCCAATGTGAGTTTTGATCTGCGTTATGTGTTCTTCAAGCAGCAGTCCATTCTGGGTTCGACGATGGGGAACCGCGGGGACCTGTTCAAGGTGCTCCAGCTGGTGGAGCACGGCAAGCTCCGGGGCGTCGTTGACCGTACCTTCGATGTGGAAGC